Proteins encoded together in one Impatiens glandulifera chromosome 1, dImpGla2.1, whole genome shotgun sequence window:
- the LOC124932895 gene encoding uncharacterized protein LOC124932895 produces the protein MADLQTVCCMCGDVGFPDNLFRCSNCHHRFQHSYCSNYYKEVAIGLCDWCQSDQIKNASSSSSRHYSVDVSSKNIPTMSNSGSEHSNKNEPMILQSYAKINKKRGENQVPATTKSSKPTTRRYKLLKDVMC, from the exons ATGGCGGATCTCCAGACCGTCTGCTGTATGTGCGGCGATGTTGGCTTCCCGGACAACCTCTTTCGTTGTAGCAACTGCCACCACCGCTTTCAGCACTC ATATTGTAGCAATTACTATAAGGAAGTTGCAATTGGACTGTGTGATTGGTGCCAAAGCGATCAAATAAAAAACGCATCTTCTTCGTCATCAAGACATTATAGTGTTGACGTGTCATCGAAGAACATTCCAACTATGTCCAATTCAGGATCAGAACATTCCAACAAGAATGAGCCCATGATATTGCAAAGTTACGCCAAAATCAACAAGAAAAGAGGTGAAAATCAAGTGCCGGCCACCACAAAATCATCAAAGCCTACAACCAGGAGATACAAGCTTCTCAAGGATGTTATGTGTTGA